In one Bacillus sp. PK3_68 genomic region, the following are encoded:
- a CDS encoding YigZ family protein — protein MLPHYYTVKGYGEEEIVIQKSRFIAYVTRAETEEQAQQFIAEIKKKNWNATHNCSAYMIGETNHIQKANDDGEPSGTAGLPILEVLKKRGLKDTVVVVTRYFGGIKLGAGGLIRAYGKAASEGIDAAKVVERRLMQIMEIAIDYTWLGKVENELRSSVYSIKDIHYLDKVTVETFVEENQKETFTDWMTELTNGQTVIQEGALLYQEKVVKSS, from the coding sequence TTGCTCCCTCATTATTATACCGTTAAGGGCTACGGCGAAGAGGAAATCGTTATACAGAAATCCCGCTTTATCGCCTACGTCACCCGTGCAGAAACCGAAGAACAAGCTCAGCAATTTATTGCTGAAATCAAAAAGAAAAATTGGAATGCTACTCATAATTGTTCTGCTTACATGATCGGTGAGACGAATCATATCCAAAAAGCAAATGATGATGGAGAACCGAGCGGAACAGCCGGCCTTCCTATTCTCGAAGTGTTAAAAAAACGCGGTTTAAAAGATACAGTCGTTGTCGTTACTCGTTATTTTGGCGGGATTAAGCTCGGCGCAGGCGGTCTTATCCGCGCATATGGAAAGGCTGCTTCTGAAGGGATCGATGCGGCAAAAGTTGTTGAACGCCGGCTGATGCAGATCATGGAAATTGCGATTGATTATACTTGGCTTGGCAAAGTTGAGAATGAGCTGCGATCCTCTGTCTATTCTATCAAAGACATTCATTATCTCGATAAAGTAACGGTAGAGACATTTGTCGAGGAAAATCAAAAGGAAACATTTACTGACTGGATGACAGAATTAACGAATGGCCAGACTGTCATTCAAGAAGGTGCGCTTCTCTATCAGGAGAAAGTTGTCAAATCTTCATAG
- a CDS encoding MraY family glycosyltransferase, whose product MVLFAFLMCVLLSLAITPLVKKMAIAVGAIDKPNYRKVHETVMPRMGGLAIFISFMIGLLLLKPQSPFNAAIVIGSVIIIITGVLDDRFELSAKVKLGGQLLAALVVVLYGGVKMEFITLPFGGEMEFGVLSVPLTLLWIVGITNAINLIDGLDGLAAGVSSIALLTISLMAFMKGDIYVMSMALLVLGSTFGFLRYNFHPAKIFMGDTGALFLGYIIAVLSLLGFKNITVISLIIPIIILGVPISDTFFAIVRRKVNKQPLSAPDKSHLHHCLLRMGYTHKQTVIIIYAIASMFGLAAVIFSMATIWGAFIMIAVIVIAIELFVESIGLVSSNYKPLLNFMRVRDKKN is encoded by the coding sequence ATGGTTCTCTTTGCCTTTTTGATGTGTGTATTACTATCGCTCGCGATCACCCCGCTCGTAAAGAAGATGGCTATTGCTGTCGGTGCGATCGACAAGCCGAATTATCGGAAAGTCCATGAAACAGTTATGCCCCGTATGGGGGGATTAGCGATATTTATTAGTTTTATGATCGGCTTACTTTTATTGAAACCGCAGTCGCCCTTTAATGCTGCTATCGTTATTGGCAGTGTGATTATTATTATAACAGGTGTACTTGATGATCGGTTTGAGTTATCGGCGAAAGTAAAGCTGGGAGGGCAGCTGCTTGCTGCTCTCGTTGTTGTGTTATACGGCGGTGTAAAGATGGAATTCATTACTCTGCCATTTGGCGGTGAAATGGAATTTGGAGTTCTTAGCGTACCATTGACTCTTCTGTGGATCGTCGGCATTACAAATGCGATCAATTTAATCGATGGGCTGGATGGACTGGCGGCAGGCGTATCATCCATTGCCCTGTTAACCATCAGCCTGATGGCATTTATGAAGGGCGATATATACGTAATGAGCATGGCTTTGCTTGTTTTAGGAAGCACATTTGGCTTTTTGCGTTACAACTTTCACCCAGCCAAAATTTTTATGGGAGATACGGGCGCTCTGTTTCTTGGCTACATTATTGCCGTCCTTTCTTTGCTTGGCTTTAAAAATATTACCGTTATTTCACTAATTATCCCAATTATTATTCTCGGTGTGCCTATTTCTGATACATTCTTTGCAATCGTTAGAAGAAAAGTAAACAAACAGCCTTTATCGGCCCCTGACAAATCACATTTGCATCATTGTTTACTGCGCATGGGATACACTCATAAGCAAACGGTAATTATTATTTATGCAATCGCCTCTATGTTTGGTTTAGCTGCTGTTATTTTTTCTATGGCAACCATTTGGGGTGCATTTATTATGATTGCAGTGATTGTGATTGCTATCGAGCTGTTCGTTGAAAGTATCGGTCTCGTTAGCTCTAATTACAAGCCACTCCTTAACTTTATGCGTGTTCGCGATAAAAAGAATTAA
- a CDS encoding LCP family protein, whose translation MSSDRQRLQKRKRQRKKRRVAFFILLPIVFLTFTAAGYGAFLYKKAETIFTDSYMDDGRKKSDLRDAEVHPLKDNISILFIGIDESDVRTKEDKTRSDALMLATLNVKDKSIKLLSIPRDSYAYIPEVGYKTKINHAHAFGGPKATIDAVEDLLDVPVDYYVRMNFYAFMDVVDALDGIKFNVPYKLSEKDSNDRHNAIKLEPGLQELNGEEALALARTRHYDNDIERGKRQQQLLRAVIKKATSFNSITKYDEILEAVGSNMKTNMTFSEMKSLINYGKSGNIEFESLTLIGDDDKMSNGAYIYRLDEDELEVVKRKLARHLEID comes from the coding sequence ATGTCATCAGATAGACAGCGTTTGCAAAAACGCAAAAGACAGAGAAAAAAGCGTCGCGTTGCTTTTTTCATCCTATTGCCTATCGTATTTCTCACATTCACAGCCGCCGGCTACGGTGCCTTTTTATATAAAAAAGCAGAAACTATTTTTACAGATTCTTATATGGATGATGGCCGTAAAAAATCGGACTTGCGTGATGCAGAAGTTCATCCGCTTAAAGATAACATTTCCATCTTATTTATCGGGATTGATGAAAGTGATGTGCGTACAAAAGAAGATAAGACACGCTCAGATGCCTTAATGCTGGCTACTTTAAATGTAAAAGATAAGTCCATTAAATTACTTAGCATTCCGCGTGATTCCTATGCATATATTCCAGAAGTCGGCTACAAAACAAAGATTAATCATGCGCATGCTTTTGGCGGGCCAAAAGCAACCATTGATGCCGTTGAGGACTTACTGGATGTTCCTGTTGATTACTACGTCCGCATGAATTTTTACGCGTTTATGGACGTGGTTGATGCCTTGGACGGTATCAAGTTTAACGTTCCTTATAAGCTGTCAGAGAAAGATTCTAACGATCGCCATAATGCCATCAAGCTTGAACCTGGCCTTCAAGAATTAAATGGCGAAGAGGCTTTGGCTTTAGCGCGGACCCGCCATTATGATAATGATATTGAGCGTGGCAAACGTCAGCAGCAGCTATTGAGAGCCGTGATTAAAAAAGCAACCTCTTTCAACTCGATTACAAAATATGATGAAATTCTCGAGGCAGTTGGCTCCAACATGAAAACCAATATGACATTCAGCGAAATGAAGTCGCTTATCAACTATGGGAAATCAGGAAATATAGAATTTGAATCCCTCACCTTAATCGGTGATGATGATAAAATGTCTAATGGCGCTTATATTTACCGTCTTGATGAAGACGAGCTCGAAGTCGTCAAACGTAAACTTGCCCGTCACCTAGAAATTGACTAA